One window of Hujiaoplasma nucleasis genomic DNA carries:
- a CDS encoding sugar phosphate isomerase/epimerase family protein, which yields MKLGLLSAILADQTFEEVIDIASSYGYQSVELACWPKSKASRRYAGVTHIDLDTLSDEKIQYILDYTHKKNIEIAALGYYPNPLDQDDEKRQISFSHIKKLIDAAVKLKVSLVSTFIGKNQYISDQENFILFKKYWPEIIRYAESKQIKIAIENCPMYFTQDEWPGGQNLASSPYIWKKMFEEIPSDYFGLAYDPSHLYLQRMDYLKPLSEFKDKIFHIHFKDIKLDMDKINEYGIFTPPLNYMQPKIPGEGGIDWKIFINKLKETNYQGSTCVEIEDKDYEDSYESILKAVKNSYDHLVKYI from the coding sequence ATGAAACTAGGTTTATTAAGTGCAATTTTAGCCGATCAAACTTTTGAAGAAGTTATTGATATAGCTTCTAGTTATGGTTACCAATCAGTAGAATTAGCCTGTTGGCCAAAATCAAAAGCATCAAGAAGATATGCTGGAGTAACCCATATAGATTTGGATACTTTATCGGACGAAAAAATCCAATATATACTAGATTACACTCATAAAAAAAATATTGAAATTGCAGCTTTAGGTTATTACCCTAACCCTCTTGATCAAGATGATGAAAAAAGACAAATAAGTTTTTCACACATAAAAAAACTTATAGATGCTGCTGTTAAATTAAAAGTTAGCCTTGTATCTACTTTTATTGGAAAAAACCAATACATAAGTGACCAAGAAAACTTTATACTATTCAAAAAATACTGGCCGGAAATAATTCGCTACGCAGAATCAAAGCAAATTAAAATTGCAATAGAAAACTGTCCTATGTATTTTACTCAAGATGAGTGGCCTGGTGGTCAAAACCTTGCTAGTAGTCCATATATATGGAAAAAAATGTTTGAAGAAATTCCTTCTGATTATTTTGGATTAGCTTATGATCCATCACATTTGTATTTACAAAGAATGGATTACTTAAAACCTTTATCTGAATTTAAAGATAAAATTTTTCATATTCACTTCAAAGATATCAAATTAGATATGGATAAGATCAATGAATATGGTATTTTTACACCTCCACTAAATTACATGCAACCAAAAATACCTGGTGAAGGCGGTATTGATTGGAAAATTTTTATTAACAAGCTTAAAGAAACAAATTACCAGGGCTCTACATGTGTTGAGATTGAAGATAAGGATTATGAAGACTCATATGAATCTATTTTAAAGGCTGTAAAAAACTCTTATGATCATTTAGTCAAGTATATTTAG
- a CDS encoding Gfo/Idh/MocA family protein, which yields MKKFRTGIIGAGFIGVAHVEALRRLGSVDVVALVDRYNVEDKAKKLHIDQAYNDYKIMIDEVKPDFIHICTPNNTHFEIAKYALEHNINVVLEKPMTFSVEEAKILNQIAIDKNLINAVNFHNRLYPSNIQMKSMIKENSIGDIISITGGYLQDWLLYDTDYSWRLNAKESGLTRAVADIGSHWMDLVEYLTGLEITEVFAEFKTHYKNRKKPLSNVESFSNKKDDQYQEIPIDTEDLALIMFRFSNGAIGNANISQMAAGHKNNLNLLISGTKSSLQWSLTDLETIKVGQRDQANLVIPKDPNIFAASSTEYPAGHTEGFPDAIKHVFKEVYHQPKEKHYATFKDGLRQMILCDKIYESSKKQQWIKIKE from the coding sequence ATGAAAAAATTTAGAACAGGAATCATTGGTGCAGGTTTTATAGGTGTAGCGCATGTAGAAGCCTTAAGACGATTAGGAAGTGTTGATGTTGTAGCTTTAGTTGATAGATATAATGTTGAAGACAAAGCAAAAAAACTTCATATTGATCAAGCATACAATGATTATAAAATAATGATAGATGAAGTCAAACCTGATTTCATCCATATATGTACACCAAACAATACTCATTTTGAAATAGCAAAATATGCTTTAGAACACAATATCAATGTTGTTTTAGAGAAGCCAATGACCTTCTCAGTTGAAGAAGCTAAAATTCTAAATCAAATAGCAATAGATAAAAACCTAATCAATGCTGTTAATTTCCATAACAGACTATATCCAAGTAACATACAAATGAAATCAATGATTAAAGAAAATTCAATTGGTGATATTATCAGTATTACAGGCGGTTACTTACAAGATTGGCTTCTATATGATACAGATTACTCATGGAGATTAAACGCTAAAGAGTCAGGTCTTACAAGGGCTGTGGCTGATATTGGTTCACATTGGATGGATTTGGTTGAATATTTAACTGGTTTAGAAATCACAGAAGTATTTGCAGAATTTAAAACTCATTACAAAAATAGAAAGAAACCTCTTAGTAATGTGGAATCTTTCTCTAACAAAAAAGATGATCAATACCAAGAAATACCTATTGACACTGAAGATTTAGCCCTTATAATGTTTAGATTTTCTAATGGAGCTATTGGTAATGCAAACATTTCTCAAATGGCTGCCGGTCATAAAAATAACTTAAACTTATTAATATCAGGAACAAAGTCTTCTTTACAATGGTCTTTAACCGATTTAGAGACCATAAAAGTCGGCCAACGTGATCAAGCAAATCTTGTCATTCCTAAAGATCCAAATATATTTGCTGCTTCTTCTACAGAATATCCTGCAGGTCATACCGAAGGTTTTCCAGATGCTATTAAACATGTTTTTAAAGAAGTTTATCATCAACCAAAAGAAAAACATTATGCCACCTTCAAAGATGGCTTAAGACAAATGATATTATGTGATAAAATATATGAGTCTTCTAAAAAACAACAATGGATAAAAATTAAGGAGTGA
- a CDS encoding LacI family DNA-binding transcriptional regulator gives MNIKDIAEICGLSVATISRVINNDPRVADSTRKKVLSVIEKHNFMPNITGRSLRTQKSNKILVLLPTMDNQFYTSIIEGIQDKAEEKNYATLVAVTNLDQTKELKYLDMLKMNHVDGCISLFNTLDPEKINQLSSKFPFVQCCEKTIGADVSNVVIDNETAVFETTSEFIKNGHKTIAFISGDYYKYSERSREAGFRRAHQQADMFLDEKLIIKHFYKYTDGADAVKYLMHLEKMPTAIVCASDSLAIGAISELKKNDYKVGKDIFVIGFDNTSITEFYNPSISSIAQPRYELGQEAFNLLHQKLINIHSTNKKIILPYKIIHRESTGY, from the coding sequence ATGAATATTAAGGACATTGCTGAGATATGCGGTCTTTCTGTTGCGACGATTTCTCGGGTAATTAACAATGATCCTCGGGTTGCTGATTCAACAAGAAAAAAAGTATTATCCGTTATTGAAAAACATAATTTTATGCCTAATATCACGGGTAGGTCATTAAGGACTCAAAAATCAAATAAAATTTTAGTTTTACTTCCTACCATGGATAATCAGTTTTATACATCAATTATTGAAGGTATTCAAGATAAGGCTGAAGAAAAAAATTACGCTACTTTGGTTGCCGTAACAAATCTTGACCAGACTAAAGAATTAAAATATCTTGATATGCTTAAAATGAATCATGTGGATGGTTGTATCAGTTTATTTAATACTTTAGACCCTGAAAAAATTAATCAATTGTCTTCTAAATTTCCTTTTGTTCAGTGTTGTGAAAAAACCATTGGCGCTGATGTTTCTAATGTAGTCATCGATAATGAAACTGCAGTATTTGAAACGACTAGTGAGTTTATTAAAAATGGTCATAAAACAATTGCCTTTATTAGTGGTGATTATTATAAGTATTCTGAACGTAGTAGAGAGGCTGGTTTTAGAAGAGCTCATCAACAGGCTGATATGTTTCTTGATGAAAAGTTAATTATTAAGCATTTTTATAAATATACTGATGGAGCAGATGCAGTCAAATATTTGATGCATTTAGAAAAAATGCCTACAGCCATTGTATGTGCGTCGGATTCCTTAGCCATTGGAGCTATATCTGAATTAAAGAAGAACGATTACAAAGTGGGTAAAGATATTTTCGTTATTGGTTTTGATAATACATCGATTACAGAGTTTTATAATCCATCTATATCTTCGATAGCACAACCTAGATATGAATTGGGTCAAGAAGCTTTTAATTTATTGCATCAAAAGTTAATTAATATTCATTCAACAAATAAGAAGATTATCTTACCATACAAGATTATTCATAGAGAATCAACAGGTTATTAA
- a CDS encoding sugar ABC transporter substrate-binding protein — protein sequence MKKVLMMFLALFAMVGLVACGGDDDQKVLAVIMPNATHGFTGESVKHATAAAERLATEAGYDYRVYTSGDVTAQAQQIETAIAEEVDVIVLWPHNGDELKQTAQSILDANIPLIVYDRLITNFDEDAELMGDNETIGEETGLYFNDYFATELAAGQVNILEFKGDNSTVPTQRSDGFWSTANDNFNLVQDWSTGWSKSTAQTQMETFLNSSEQATIESIKAVFTHDAEVAAGVLQAIEGYQGSATINIELVSAVSASRELLGMFDHYENLGIDQVTFSFSPAMVVEAIELAVDILDGEDVSGLYLVETEMVDNGNYETFMEGPVYTLRYSLEEEE from the coding sequence ATGAAAAAAGTTTTAATGATGTTTTTAGCATTATTTGCCATGGTAGGCTTAGTCGCTTGCGGTGGAGACGATGACCAAAAAGTATTGGCTGTTATTATGCCAAATGCAACACACGGTTTTACTGGTGAATCTGTAAAACATGCTACTGCAGCTGCTGAAAGATTAGCAACTGAAGCTGGTTATGATTATCGAGTATACACATCGGGAGATGTTACTGCTCAGGCTCAACAAATTGAAACAGCAATTGCTGAAGAAGTTGATGTAATTGTATTGTGGCCACATAATGGTGATGAATTAAAACAAACTGCACAATCTATTTTAGATGCTAACATTCCGTTAATTGTATATGACAGATTGATTACAAATTTTGATGAAGATGCAGAATTAATGGGAGATAACGAAACCATTGGTGAAGAAACAGGTTTATATTTTAATGATTATTTCGCTACAGAATTAGCGGCTGGTCAAGTAAATATTCTTGAGTTCAAAGGGGATAATTCAACTGTTCCTACGCAACGTTCTGATGGATTCTGGTCTACAGCTAATGATAACTTTAATTTAGTTCAAGATTGGTCAACTGGATGGAGTAAATCAACAGCACAAACACAAATGGAAACTTTCTTAAATTCAAGTGAACAAGCTACAATTGAATCAATTAAAGCAGTTTTCACACATGATGCTGAAGTTGCTGCTGGTGTCCTTCAAGCAATCGAAGGTTATCAAGGTAGTGCAACAATTAATATTGAATTAGTATCTGCAGTAAGTGCTTCAAGAGAATTATTAGGTATGTTTGATCATTACGAAAATCTTGGTATTGACCAAGTTACATTCTCATTCTCACCAGCGATGGTTGTAGAAGCGATTGAATTAGCAGTTGATATTCTTGATGGCGAAGATGTTTCAGGATTATACTTAGTAGAAACTGAAATGGTAGATAATGGAAACTATGAAACATTCATGGAAGGTCCAGTATACACATTAAGATATTCTTTAGAAGAAGAAGAATAA
- a CDS encoding sugar ABC transporter ATP-binding protein — translation MVVEFQNIYKNFNAVKALENVSFKIGDSEIHGLLGENGAGKSTLMNILGGVLPPTSGKIVIDGVEYAHLTPVLASELGINFIHQELNLVNDLKVYENLFIHREITKHKIFLDKKTMIKKSYEIFNRLNIDINPTVFVSQLDTLQKQLVEIARAILFESKLIIMDEPTTALTNKEIDNLFNIMRDLKKNGISCIYISHKMPELFAICDRYTVLRNGKFIASGDFKDIDEDKATELLVGRSIVEDKDIHREQLNTETVLQVIELTSEPYFRDISFEVKKGEVIVITGLFGDGRGELSEALFGARDINKGKILKNGIELPIQSIKKMMRSGVGMIPRDRKERSIIKDMNILNNVSMAHFNSDHKSLLISDKEEIDRFKKNQEITNIKVGSPKDSITSLSGGNQQKVIFARWFELDSDVYILDNPTQGIDVGAKFEIYKLIDELSKKGKAIIVFSSEFPEIYKIAHRCIVMYKGSINKILNHDELTERDVMYYSTGSNRKES, via the coding sequence ATGGTTGTAGAGTTTCAAAACATTTATAAAAACTTCAATGCAGTTAAAGCCTTAGAAAATGTATCCTTTAAAATTGGTGATTCAGAAATTCATGGATTACTTGGGGAAAATGGTGCTGGTAAGAGTACTTTAATGAACATTTTAGGGGGTGTATTGCCACCAACGAGTGGAAAAATCGTAATCGATGGTGTTGAATACGCACATTTAACGCCAGTTTTAGCATCTGAATTAGGAATAAACTTCATTCATCAAGAATTAAATTTGGTGAATGATTTAAAAGTATACGAGAATTTATTCATTCATCGAGAAATTACTAAGCACAAGATATTTTTAGATAAGAAAACTATGATAAAAAAATCTTACGAGATTTTTAATCGTTTAAACATAGATATTAATCCTACTGTTTTTGTCAGTCAATTAGATACTTTGCAAAAGCAATTAGTTGAAATTGCAAGGGCTATATTGTTTGAATCTAAGTTAATTATAATGGATGAACCGACAACAGCTTTAACTAATAAAGAAATAGATAATTTATTTAATATTATGAGAGATTTAAAGAAAAATGGAATTTCTTGTATCTATATTTCTCATAAAATGCCTGAATTATTTGCAATTTGTGATAGGTATACGGTTCTTAGAAATGGTAAATTTATTGCTAGTGGTGATTTTAAAGATATAGATGAGGATAAGGCTACTGAATTGCTTGTAGGTAGAAGCATAGTAGAAGACAAGGATATTCATCGAGAACAACTCAATACTGAAACCGTCCTTCAAGTTATAGAATTAACATCAGAGCCTTATTTTAGAGATATTTCTTTTGAAGTAAAGAAAGGTGAAGTTATTGTTATTACTGGTTTATTTGGTGATGGTCGCGGTGAATTAAGTGAAGCTTTATTTGGTGCCCGAGATATCAATAAAGGTAAAATTTTAAAAAATGGAATAGAACTACCTATTCAATCCATTAAGAAGATGATGAGGTCTGGAGTAGGGATGATACCTAGAGACCGTAAAGAAAGATCAATTATTAAGGATATGAATATTTTAAATAATGTATCAATGGCTCATTTTAATTCTGATCATAAAAGCCTCTTGATATCAGATAAAGAAGAGATAGATAGATTTAAGAAAAACCAAGAGATTACTAACATTAAAGTAGGTAGTCCGAAAGACTCAATTACTTCTTTGTCTGGAGGTAACCAACAAAAAGTAATTTTTGCAAGATGGTTTGAACTTGATTCAGACGTCTATATACTTGACAATCCAACACAAGGAATTGATGTGGGTGCTAAATTTGAAATATATAAATTAATAGACGAGTTAAGTAAAAAAGGGAAAGCGATTATTGTATTTTCTTCAGAATTTCCAGAAATATATAAAATAGCCCATAGATGTATTGTTATGTATAAGGGTTCAATTAACAAAATACTGAATCATGATGAGTTGACGGAAAGAGATGTCATGTATTATTCAACTGGTTCAAATAGAAAGGAGTCTTAA
- a CDS encoding ABC transporter permease, with protein MKGSARENHSSLKDKIKDYYQQKGKAQLKSLLINHNYVISLILLLILGRIASDNFLSFNSLMALMRSSAIIGIIALGMTLVIISGNIDLSVGSLMALVAANTAIVFNGTHNVFITLLFALAFGAFLGFVNGVFIGKAKVAAFIVTLATMAAYRSLTIQQGEGGPVLIDGDAFMETYRKVGYSSFLNVPYVVWIFVIITILIIILMTKTKFGRYVYAVGSNEKAARLSGINVDRIKIYIFSITGLLTGLASFIYVSRFGSVDTATAGKSFELDAIAAVAIGGTSMAGGKGFIQGTFFGIIVLYSINAVLTAFKVPSFVNDLIKGILILGAVLLQKVLNERKSGSANGNIFKNIFSRFTKKA; from the coding sequence ATGAAGGGTTCGGCGAGAGAAAATCATTCATCATTGAAAGACAAAATAAAAGATTATTATCAACAAAAAGGTAAGGCACAATTAAAGTCATTACTTATCAATCATAATTATGTAATTTCTTTAATTTTACTACTCATATTAGGACGTATTGCTTCTGATAACTTTTTGAGTTTTAATAGTTTGATGGCTTTAATGAGATCTTCAGCTATTATTGGGATAATTGCTTTAGGTATGACTTTGGTTATTATTTCAGGTAATATTGACTTATCAGTGGGGTCTTTAATGGCTTTGGTAGCTGCCAATACTGCCATTGTATTTAATGGTACTCATAATGTCTTTATTACTTTGTTATTTGCTTTAGCTTTTGGAGCATTCTTAGGTTTTGTTAATGGTGTTTTCATTGGTAAGGCTAAAGTAGCTGCCTTTATTGTTACTTTAGCAACCATGGCAGCTTATAGATCATTGACCATACAGCAAGGTGAAGGTGGGCCTGTTTTGATTGATGGGGATGCCTTTATGGAGACTTATAGAAAAGTTGGTTATAGTTCATTCTTGAATGTTCCCTATGTTGTTTGGATTTTCGTGATTATAACAATATTAATTATCATTTTAATGACTAAAACAAAGTTTGGACGATATGTATATGCAGTTGGGTCAAACGAAAAAGCTGCAAGATTAAGTGGTATTAACGTTGATAGAATCAAAATATATATCTTCTCTATCACTGGTTTATTAACTGGATTGGCTTCATTTATTTATGTTTCTAGATTTGGATCAGTTGATACTGCAACTGCAGGAAAGTCATTTGAATTAGATGCTATTGCCGCTGTAGCTATTGGTGGAACTTCAATGGCTGGTGGTAAAGGTTTTATTCAAGGAACTTTCTTTGGAATTATTGTTCTTTACTCAATTAATGCTGTTTTAACAGCCTTTAAAGTACCATCATTTGTCAATGATTTAATTAAGGGCATCTTGATTCTTGGTGCTGTTTTATTGCAAAAAGTATTGAATGAAAGAAAATCTGGTTCTGCTAATGGAAATATTTTTAAAAATATTTTTAGTAGATTCACAAAAAAAGCATAA
- the hrcA gene encoding heat-inducible transcriptional repressor HrcA — protein MTERQEKILKLIVDEYVKSAEPVGSKSLSELLNVSSATIRNEMSVLEDEGYIEKTHTSSGRIPSEKGYRYYIETVAKTIEDDTDGFFEFEQIFANKEAERDIIIKEAINLLSEATNCTAISLGPNAYHSKVKKVQMVQLSPTHGLILVITNYGYVESKEITLDERMDVEELTKVIDLLNELLKDTPISKVSEKLHYEIEHNQIKELLKYRETIVESFIEAFSKFAQSRYYLTGSSNMLYQPEFNDIDKLREFISTIENKEIFKIVDTEEEGISVKIGTENQITSLNDITVISSTYDTIDGEKGTVSLVGPKRMDYRKAIPLIKYIAKHIQKLYEEES, from the coding sequence ATGACTGAAAGACAAGAAAAAATACTTAAATTAATTGTTGATGAGTATGTTAAATCAGCTGAACCTGTGGGTTCAAAATCTTTGTCAGAACTTTTAAATGTTTCGAGTGCAACCATAAGAAATGAAATGAGTGTTCTTGAAGATGAAGGTTATATAGAAAAAACCCACACATCATCAGGTAGAATACCTTCGGAAAAAGGTTATCGTTATTACATAGAAACAGTAGCTAAGACGATAGAAGATGATACTGATGGTTTTTTTGAGTTCGAACAGATATTTGCTAATAAAGAAGCAGAAAGAGATATTATTATAAAAGAAGCGATTAATTTACTTTCAGAAGCTACAAATTGTACAGCTATTTCCCTTGGCCCTAATGCATATCACTCAAAAGTGAAAAAGGTGCAAATGGTTCAATTGAGTCCAACGCACGGACTAATACTGGTAATTACTAATTATGGTTACGTGGAATCTAAGGAAATTACTTTAGATGAACGAATGGATGTTGAAGAACTAACAAAAGTCATTGATTTACTTAATGAGTTGTTGAAGGATACACCAATTTCAAAAGTATCAGAAAAATTACACTATGAAATAGAACATAATCAAATTAAAGAGTTATTAAAATATAGAGAAACAATTGTTGAGTCTTTTATTGAAGCATTTTCTAAATTCGCACAATCTAGATACTATTTAACAGGTTCTTCAAACATGCTATATCAACCTGAATTTAATGATATTGATAAACTTAGAGAGTTCATTTCTACCATTGAAAATAAAGAGATTTTTAAAATAGTTGATACAGAAGAAGAGGGCATTTCTGTAAAAATCGGTACTGAAAATCAAATTACATCCTTAAATGATATTACAGTTATATCATCAACATACGATACCATAGATGGAGAGAAGGGTACAGTTTCACTGGTTGGTCCGAAGAGAATGGACTATCGAAAAGCCATACCTTTAATAAAATATATTGCAAAACACATACAAAAATTATATGAAGAGGAGTCATAA
- the grpE gene encoding nucleotide exchange factor GrpE: MSEKDLEKELFDEKNIESNNEVNDEIENEESKLKKKKHKKNKLELQLDEIQEELETLKDKYYRNLAEMENYKKRTTNELVKERKYASQSMADKLIDSVEVFTQALNIKTDDKQMQNFLYGFKMIRDMIFNALKDEGVSEIETKIGDTFDPNIHEAMDTIYDPDKEEHTIVKVSKTGYKFKDRVLRPAFVVINVKANEEENENQDENQKIDEINNEGKDE, encoded by the coding sequence ATGTCTGAAAAAGATCTGGAAAAAGAGTTGTTTGATGAAAAGAATATAGAATCAAACAATGAAGTCAATGATGAAATTGAAAACGAAGAATCAAAACTAAAGAAGAAAAAACATAAGAAAAATAAACTTGAGCTTCAGTTGGATGAAATTCAAGAAGAATTAGAAACATTAAAGGATAAATATTATCGAAATTTAGCCGAAATGGAGAACTATAAAAAAAGAACTACTAATGAGTTGGTTAAAGAAAGAAAATACGCTTCTCAATCAATGGCTGATAAGTTGATTGATTCTGTTGAAGTCTTTACTCAAGCTTTGAATATTAAAACCGATGATAAGCAAATGCAAAACTTCTTATATGGATTTAAAATGATAAGAGATATGATATTCAATGCATTGAAAGATGAAGGCGTCAGTGAAATAGAGACAAAAATAGGAGATACTTTTGATCCTAATATTCATGAAGCAATGGATACGATTTATGACCCAGATAAAGAGGAACATACAATCGTAAAAGTTTCAAAAACGGGTTATAAATTTAAAGATCGAGTCTTAAGACCTGCTTTTGTTGTAATTAATGTAAAAGCTAATGAAGAAGAAAATGAAAATCAAGATGAAAATCAAAAAATAGATGAAATCAATAATGAAGGAAAGGATGAATAA
- the dnaK gene encoding molecular chaperone DnaK, with protein MKIIGIDLGTTNSVVSVMEGKEAKVIPNRDGNRTTPSVVAFKDEEIQVGEVAKRQVITNPNTVYSVKRKMGTSEKIKIKDKSYTPQEISAMILRNLKESAEAYLGGKVTEAVITVPAYFNDAERQATKDAGKIAGLDVKRIINEPTAAALAYGIDKKGKDETVLVYDLGGGTFDVSILELSDGTFEVISTSGDNRLGGDDFDKRIVEWLAQEFKKEQGVDLTKDKMAYQRLRDAAEKAKKELSSTTATSISLPFISMNSDGPVHLEKEITRAKFNELTDDLVQKTVQPVKTALKDAKMTASDIDEVLLVGGSTRIPAVQDQVKKLLGKEPNRSINPDEVVAMGAAIQAGVLQGDVKDVLLLDVTPLSLGIETLGGVVTKLIERNTTIPTSKSQVFSTAADNQPGVDIHVLQGERTMAKDNKTLGRFHLGDIEPAPRGIPQIEVTFDIDANGIVHVSAKDKKTGKENSITIKSSSGLSEEEIDKLVKEAEENAEADKLKREEVDLRNEADQLIFATNKSIKDLGDNVSGSEKTDAEAKIKALEEALKGDDLEAIKSAKSDLESTAQNIMARAQQAQHQSNQDATSEGESEDSKSDDGDDVFDADYKEV; from the coding sequence ATGAAAATTATAGGAATCGACTTAGGAACAACAAACTCTGTTGTTTCAGTAATGGAAGGTAAAGAAGCAAAAGTAATTCCAAATAGAGATGGAAATAGAACGACTCCATCTGTTGTAGCTTTTAAAGATGAGGAAATTCAAGTAGGAGAGGTTGCAAAAAGACAAGTAATCACTAATCCTAATACAGTTTACTCAGTAAAGAGAAAAATGGGTACATCAGAAAAAATTAAAATCAAAGATAAATCATATACGCCACAAGAAATATCAGCAATGATTTTAAGAAATTTAAAAGAGTCTGCAGAAGCATATTTAGGTGGGAAAGTCACAGAAGCAGTAATTACTGTACCTGCTTATTTTAATGATGCTGAAAGACAAGCTACTAAAGATGCGGGTAAAATCGCTGGTTTAGATGTAAAACGTATCATTAATGAACCAACTGCTGCTGCATTAGCTTATGGTATTGATAAAAAAGGTAAAGATGAAACTGTCTTGGTTTATGACCTTGGTGGAGGTACTTTTGACGTTTCAATTTTAGAATTATCAGATGGTACTTTTGAAGTTATTTCTACAAGCGGGGATAATCGCTTAGGTGGAGATGACTTTGATAAGAGAATCGTTGAATGGTTGGCTCAAGAGTTTAAAAAAGAACAAGGTGTTGATTTAACTAAAGATAAAATGGCTTATCAAAGATTGAGAGATGCTGCTGAAAAAGCTAAGAAAGAGTTGTCATCTACAACAGCAACTTCTATTTCATTACCATTTATATCTATGAATAGTGATGGGCCTGTCCACTTAGAAAAAGAAATAACTAGAGCTAAATTTAATGAGTTAACTGATGACTTAGTACAAAAGACAGTTCAACCAGTTAAAACTGCTTTAAAAGATGCTAAAATGACCGCATCTGATATTGATGAAGTTTTATTGGTTGGTGGATCTACAAGAATCCCTGCAGTTCAAGACCAAGTTAAAAAGTTGTTAGGAAAAGAACCTAATCGTTCAATTAATCCTGATGAAGTTGTAGCAATGGGTGCTGCAATTCAAGCTGGTGTTTTACAAGGAGATGTTAAAGATGTCTTGTTATTAGATGTTACACCATTATCATTAGGTATTGAAACTTTAGGTGGTGTTGTTACAAAATTAATTGAAAGAAATACCACGATTCCTACTTCTAAATCACAAGTATTCTCTACTGCTGCAGATAATCAACCTGGTGTTGATATCCATGTATTACAAGGTGAAAGAACAATGGCTAAAGACAATAAGACTTTAGGTAGATTCCACTTAGGAGATATCGAACCAGCACCAAGAGGTATTCCTCAAATTGAAGTAACATTTGATATTGATGCTAATGGTATCGTTCATGTTTCTGCTAAAGATAAAAAAACTGGTAAAGAAAACTCAATTACAATTAAATCTTCTTCAGGATTATCAGAAGAAGAAATTGATAAACTAGTTAAAGAAGCTGAAGAAAATGCTGAGGCAGATAAGCTTAAACGAGAAGAAGTAGACTTAAGAAATGAAGCAGATCAATTAATATTCGCTACGAATAAATCTATTAAAGATTTAGGAGATAATGTTTCAGGTTCTGAAAAAACAGATGCTGAAGCTAAGATAAAAGCTTTAGAAGAAGCCTTAAAAGGTGATGATTTAGAAGCTATCAAGTCTGCTAAATCAGATTTAGAATCTACTGCTCAAAATATTATGGCAAGAGCTCAACAAGCTCAACATCAAAGTAATCAAGATGCAACAAGTGAAGGCGAATCAGAAGACAGTAAATCTGATGATGGCGATGACGTTTTTGATGCAGACTATAAAGAAGTATAA